In Apium graveolens cultivar Ventura chromosome 10, ASM990537v1, whole genome shotgun sequence, the following are encoded in one genomic region:
- the LOC141693017 gene encoding B3 domain-containing protein Os01g0234100-like — translation MAIPQVQPSSKNNKALNTKKKIVKKRDTDGLHTSKHKKVVSFDLDKPIASYRPKVETTRNGNEFDRKISSQMDRALEIQANLASEFPSFLKIMLPSHVAGGFWLGLPKNFTDMHLPKHDENVVLVDEDELEHETKYLAEKNGLSAGWRGFSISHKLHEKDILVFHLIQQCKFKVYIVRANALSEVDGAIGLLNLGTSVREMYNDYQEEGMEITAIEQEKQLKKYSPVHSVQEKDMVAVSDNIDAAADNCGMDFDIDIDAAADNFEGIRFSQSVVDFKDVKSFENFNVVVDGLIIDCKIQQHLRVKYYELCCSQKSYLHDQLIDGMNLQLIVGVILETINIADAIRFSKPTTCENLKEWDNTLKAFEILGMKVGFLRARIDKLLSLSSDLEEALKRKILEKVKAEEELKALKIKSYSVKQVIENSKYEIEAMKKKVGRLEDVFMEESKATW, via the exons ATGGCCATTCCTCAAGTTCAGCCCTCTTCCAAG AATAATAAGGCATTAAACACAAAGAAAAAGATTGTGAAGAAAAGGGATACTGATGGTCTTCATACAAGCAAACACAAAAAA GTTGTTTCCTTTGATCTTGACAAGCCAATAGCAAG CTATCGACCAAAGGTGGAAACAACAAGGAATGGTAATGAATTTGATCGAAAAATATCCTCTCAGATGGACCGGGCTCTGGAAATTCAAGCAAATTTGGCATCCGAGTTTCCTAGTTTTCTGAAGATCATGCTCCCATCACATGTTGCTGGTGGATTTTGGCTG GGTCTTCCAAAGAACTTTACTGACATGCATTTGCCAAAGCATGATGAAAATGTTGTTCTGGTGGATGAAGATGAGCTTGAACACGAGACTAAGTATCTTGCTGAAAAGAATGGACTAAGTGCTGGATGGAGAGGGTTCTCTATTTCTCATAAATTGCATGAGAAAGATATTTTGGTTTTTCATCTGATCCAACAATGCAAATTCAAG GTCTATATTGTGAGAGCTAATGCCTTATCTGAAGTTGATGGAGCTATTGGTCTTCTAAACTTGGGTACTAGTGTAAGAGAGATGTATAATG ATTATCAAGAAGAGGGGATGGAGATTACTGCGATAGAGCAAGAGAAACAATTGAAAAAATATTCTCCTGTCCACAGTGTTCAAGAAAAAGACATGGTTGCTGTTAGTGATAATATTGATGCTGCAGCAGATAATTGTGGGATGGATTTCGATATAGATATTGATGCTGCAGCAGATAATTTTGAAGGGATCAGGTTTTCTCAATCAGTCGTTGATTTTAAAGATGTGAAGAGTTTTGAAAATTTCAATGTTGTGGTGGATGGATTAATTATAGACTGCAAGATACAACAGCACCTTCGTGTCAAATACTATGAGCTTTGCTGCAGTCAAAAGTCATACCTCCATGACCAACTCATTGATGGGATGAACTTGCAATTAATAGTGGGTGTCATTTTGGAAACCATTAACATTGCTGATGCCATTAGATTTTCGAAGCCTACCACATGTGAAAATCTAAAAGAATGGGACAACACTTTAAAAGCCTTTGAGATTTTGGGCATGAAAGTTGGATTTTTACGTGCTAGAATTGATAAGCTACTGTCCCTTTCATCTGATTTAGAAGAGGCTTTGAAACGCAAGATACTTGAAAAAGTGAAAGCAGAAGAGGAACTGAAGGCTCTTAAAATAAAGAGTTATAGTGTAAAACAGGTGATTGAAAATTCAAAATACGAAATTGAGGCCATGAAGAAGAAAGTTGGGAGACTTGAAGATGTCTTTATGGAAGAGTCAAAGGCGACATGGTGA